Proteins from a single region of Candidatus Saccharibacteria bacterium:
- a CDS encoding DUF4082 domain-containing protein — MKLGDRSIRPLRRMRVRKWRLQAFLGVAFLIAAITPLSMTWLENVSADCACSLFGTPTGASNFSEGADLELGVKVIPDQDGYISGVKFYKQGAMSGVHTGRLWAANGTPLASITYTETASGWQEATFSTPVFVTAGTTYVASTTFNDGRYIATSSYFTTDIINGPLKAPSSASSGGNGVFAGNGGDFPASSFNAANYWIDVIFFATAQPEVTAVTPTAGATNEQLGTTISATFSTSMDTATLTSDKFIVEDASGDPVPGVISYDGASKTASFVADEGFEVNTEYTILLKGGTGDVLKNNAGLPLAADYTWSFTTAATNACPCSLKDKVNPTNVLTASEAAPVELGVKIKPSSNGYITSLRYFKPLLSNDTTNAARVWSSTGTSLATATFDNQSDYGWQEAKLSTPLRVYKNQLYIISYTASSTYVSSNGALTGQNIQNGYLTAFANDSAENAATSSGNRNGVFNISGGNYPGTGSTTGNYYWIDAVFSTTSTITNPLAVEVTQPSSGAYGIAADAEITAQFNRVLDNATVTNASFRLFNSSGTQVSGAASYDSRTGGALFTPSSPLSAGARYTAKIAASVADGDGVELGSEYEWSFTVGSAASPTLSQGAGGPILVVTSAANPYSTYYAEILRAEGLNEFEVKDIDDITPTVLTNYNAVILSELSLSAAQATVFTTWVNAGGDLVAMRPDSDLASLLGISSAGGTLTNQYLMIDTTQAPGEGLVNETIQFKGVADNYTLNGARAVATLYSDVSTSTTNPAVTTRQVGTKGGSATAFTYDLAKSVIALHQGNQAWAGQERDSSSPRRPNDLFFGAKAGDVQPDWVNLNKMHIPQADEQQRLLANTIIDATKEAQPLPRFWYLPHDYKAAMVMAGDDHGLSNANGTEKILNNWLNDSPTYCSEMDWECVRATHYIYASSALTNTRAGQYYNLGFEIGDHVDSACTNLSYAATLNQYNADLAIWRAKYTSLPDQLSHRFHCYAWGDWDSQIKIDDVLGIRYDLNYVAYPASWIGSNATVITGSAMNMRFTDATGGMLDVRQGVTNFDDQASTATNINATLANAVGAAGYYGIFGTHYDMTNTFDKTLAAAARTYNIPMISAEQALLWQEGRESSTISDMTATVGRTSFTLSPAEGANGLRTMLPVSNGGGSLTTLLRGASTVSFDISTIKGIEYAVFDALPGEYEATYSNYTPPVDEEPETPTPEEPGVPSSPDGGSGNEDGATGQPGAGGGAVEGPEETPTDAIPEEPVNQNEEPGVQQPQTQDETKKPTVDNSLWVWIVGGFVFVVLSGLLFIGIRRRSHEQN, encoded by the coding sequence ATGAAGTTGGGTGATCGAAGCATACGGCCACTTAGGCGCATGAGGGTGCGAAAGTGGAGGCTACAAGCCTTTTTGGGTGTTGCTTTTCTGATCGCTGCAATAACCCCACTCTCTATGACATGGCTGGAAAACGTAAGTGCTGACTGTGCTTGTTCGCTTTTCGGTACTCCTACGGGCGCTTCTAACTTTAGCGAAGGCGCCGACCTAGAGCTGGGCGTGAAAGTAATACCCGATCAAGATGGCTATATTAGCGGCGTAAAGTTTTATAAGCAAGGGGCGATGTCGGGTGTTCACACGGGTAGGCTTTGGGCTGCGAACGGAACGCCTTTGGCATCGATAACCTACACTGAGACGGCGTCTGGCTGGCAGGAAGCGACATTTTCTACGCCTGTTTTTGTAACGGCGGGTACAACGTATGTCGCTTCAACGACATTTAACGACGGGCGATATATCGCAACCAGTAGTTATTTTACGACCGATATTATCAATGGTCCGCTAAAAGCACCTTCATCTGCCAGTTCGGGTGGTAATGGAGTTTTTGCAGGTAATGGTGGCGATTTTCCAGCTAGCTCGTTTAATGCAGCGAACTATTGGATAGACGTCATTTTCTTTGCGACAGCGCAACCGGAAGTGACGGCGGTTACTCCAACGGCGGGCGCGACAAATGAGCAATTAGGAACGACGATATCGGCAACGTTCAGTACAAGTATGGACACTGCGACGCTAACCAGTGATAAATTTATTGTAGAAGATGCTTCGGGTGATCCCGTTCCGGGTGTTATTAGTTACGATGGCGCATCTAAAACAGCATCGTTTGTGGCAGATGAAGGCTTTGAGGTTAATACCGAGTATACAATTTTATTAAAAGGTGGAACCGGGGATGTTCTTAAAAACAACGCCGGCCTGCCGCTTGCAGCCGACTATACATGGTCATTCACCACAGCCGCTACGAATGCGTGCCCGTGTTCGCTAAAGGATAAAGTTAATCCGACGAATGTTCTTACGGCCAGCGAGGCGGCCCCTGTTGAGCTTGGGGTGAAAATTAAGCCAAGTAGCAACGGCTACATTACCTCGCTGCGATACTTTAAACCCTTGCTAAGTAACGACACAACGAATGCGGCGAGGGTATGGAGCTCGACTGGCACGAGTCTTGCCACGGCGACATTCGACAACCAGTCTGATTATGGCTGGCAAGAGGCAAAACTTTCAACGCCTCTCCGTGTTTATAAAAATCAGTTGTATATAATTTCATACACAGCCTCGAGTACTTATGTTTCTTCGAATGGCGCGTTGACAGGGCAGAATATCCAAAATGGATATCTGACTGCTTTCGCAAACGACTCGGCCGAGAATGCGGCGACGTCGAGCGGAAATCGCAACGGTGTATTTAATATCAGTGGCGGTAACTATCCGGGTACGGGAAGTACCACGGGTAACTACTACTGGATTGATGCCGTTTTCTCGACTACGTCAACTATTACTAATCCACTAGCTGTTGAAGTGACGCAGCCAAGTAGTGGAGCCTATGGTATTGCTGCCGACGCCGAAATCACCGCCCAGTTTAATAGGGTTCTGGATAATGCAACGGTAACAAATGCATCGTTTCGATTATTTAATTCGAGCGGCACGCAGGTAAGTGGTGCCGCTAGCTACGACTCTCGAACCGGAGGCGCGCTGTTTACCCCGTCGAGTCCTCTTTCTGCCGGTGCACGTTACACGGCTAAAATTGCCGCATCTGTTGCTGATGGCGACGGTGTAGAACTAGGATCGGAATATGAATGGAGCTTTACCGTTGGAAGCGCAGCTTCACCAACCCTCTCTCAGGGTGCGGGTGGTCCGATTCTTGTTGTGACATCTGCGGCAAATCCATACAGCACCTACTATGCCGAAATCCTACGAGCAGAAGGCTTAAACGAATTTGAAGTAAAAGATATCGATGATATCACGCCAACCGTTCTTACCAACTACAATGCTGTTATATTGTCTGAACTGTCTTTAAGCGCTGCTCAGGCTACTGTCTTTACGACTTGGGTGAATGCCGGGGGTGATCTTGTGGCTATGCGCCCCGATAGTGATCTTGCGAGCTTACTTGGAATAAGTTCTGCCGGGGGAACATTGACGAATCAATATCTTATGATCGACACAACTCAGGCTCCTGGCGAAGGGCTTGTTAATGAAACGATACAGTTTAAGGGTGTGGCCGATAACTACACCCTAAATGGCGCGCGTGCGGTGGCGACACTTTACAGTGATGTTTCGACAAGTACGACTAATCCTGCTGTAACAACCCGCCAAGTAGGGACAAAAGGTGGCTCGGCGACAGCATTTACCTACGATCTTGCGAAATCCGTAATCGCTCTCCACCAAGGCAATCAGGCTTGGGCGGGGCAAGAGCGTGATAGTAGCTCGCCGCGCCGGCCAAATGATCTGTTTTTTGGAGCGAAAGCCGGAGACGTGCAGCCTGATTGGGTTAATCTTAACAAAATGCACATTCCTCAGGCAGATGAACAACAGCGTTTGCTGGCGAACACGATCATCGATGCCACAAAAGAGGCGCAACCATTGCCGCGTTTTTGGTATCTGCCACACGACTACAAAGCGGCGATGGTAATGGCGGGTGATGATCATGGGTTAAGTAATGCCAATGGCACCGAAAAAATCTTGAATAACTGGCTGAATGATAGCCCTACTTATTGCTCCGAAATGGATTGGGAGTGTGTTCGCGCGACACATTATATTTATGCAAGCTCTGCGTTAACAAACACACGTGCTGGTCAGTACTATAATTTGGGATTCGAGATCGGTGATCATGTTGACAGCGCCTGTACAAACCTTTCGTATGCGGCAACACTTAATCAATATAATGCAGATCTCGCAATATGGCGGGCTAAGTACACAAGCTTACCCGACCAGCTTTCTCACCGGTTCCATTGTTATGCTTGGGGCGATTGGGACAGTCAAATCAAAATTGATGATGTACTAGGAATTAGATACGATCTTAACTACGTCGCTTACCCGGCATCATGGATTGGGTCAAACGCGACGGTTATAACAGGGTCGGCCATGAATATGCGATTTACCGATGCAACGGGCGGTATGCTTGATGTTCGCCAAGGTGTGACGAACTTCGACGATCAGGCATCGACAGCGACAAATATCAATGCCACACTGGCAAATGCGGTCGGGGCAGCTGGGTACTACGGAATTTTTGGCACGCACTACGATATGACGAATACGTTTGATAAAACGCTTGCAGCAGCAGCGCGAACGTACAACATACCTATGATTAGTGCTGAACAAGCGCTGTTGTGGCAAGAGGGTCGTGAAAGCTCGACAATCAGCGACATGACAGCGACGGTTGGGCGAACTAGCTTTACGCTGTCGCCTGCCGAAGGCGCAAATGGTCTCCGGACGATGCTGCCCGTGTCAAACGGCGGAGGCAGCCTAACGACGTTGCTGCGAGGTGCAAGTACCGTCTCGTTTGATATAAGTACGATCAAAGGTATCGAGTATGCTGTATTTGATGCGCTACCAGGAGAGTACGAGGCGACATACAGCAACTACACACCGCCAGTCGATGAGGAGCCGGAAACGCCAACGCCAGAAGAGCCGGGTGTGCCTTCGTCGCCAGATGGTGGAAGCGGAAACGAAGACGGTGCTACAGGACAGCCTGGAGCCGGAGGCGGCGCTGTGGAAGGACCTGAAGAGACTCCTACCGATGCTATTCCTGAAGAGCCGGTTAATCAAAACGAAGAGCCAGGCGTGCAACAGCCGCAGACGCAGGATGAGACCAAAAAACCCACAGTCGATAATTCGCTGTGGGTATGGATAGTTGGTGGGTTCGTATTTGTGGTGTTGTCGGGGCTGTTGTTTATAGGAATACGTCGACGAAGTCACGAACAAAACTAA
- a CDS encoding PspC domain-containing protein produces MSNPAPDKDEKKTHHIQPPVRKLYRRPKTGKIAGVCSGLAEYFAVDVTLLRVAFIIFTFISGGFGILVYLVLAIVMPVQSGEPNEISNNLQELASEAKSVESTHRMRNYAGVGLILLGVWLLLAQIFPNWIETYGAIFWPMILIAIGAVILLRSGK; encoded by the coding sequence ATGAGCAACCCAGCACCAGATAAAGACGAAAAGAAAACTCACCACATCCAACCACCGGTCCGCAAGCTATACCGACGCCCTAAGACTGGCAAAATTGCCGGGGTATGTTCGGGACTCGCTGAATACTTTGCCGTCGATGTTACGCTTCTGCGCGTCGCCTTTATTATATTTACGTTTATCAGCGGCGGCTTTGGCATTCTTGTATATCTTGTCCTTGCAATCGTTATGCCGGTTCAGTCGGGCGAGCCAAACGAGATTTCTAATAACCTTCAAGAATTGGCGTCGGAAGCTAAAAGTGTCGAATCGACACATCGCATGCGAAACTACGCTGGAGTCGGCCTTATTTTGCTAGGAGTATGGCTCTTACTCGCCCAGATATTTCCAAACTGGATTGAGACGTACGGCGCAATCTTCTGGCCGATGATTCTTATTGCAATCGGAGCCGTTATCTTGCTACGGAGTGGTAAATAA
- a CDS encoding flavodoxin domain-containing protein, with product MKSLIIYDSAYGNTEMVALAIKRALDEQGAATISLVKSAQADMLDDIDLLIVGSPTQGGQPTRAMLDYVRDIPNIRVKNLRIASFDTRYAEKEHGFGLKMLMRIIGYAAPKMADILRLKGATLIGNPEGFIVTGQEGPLKDDELNRAIAWARTLIKR from the coding sequence ATGAAATCATTAATTATATACGATTCTGCATACGGAAATACGGAAATGGTAGCGCTTGCTATTAAACGGGCACTCGATGAACAAGGGGCTGCTACTATCTCACTGGTTAAGAGTGCGCAAGCGGATATGCTCGATGACATAGATTTGCTTATTGTAGGGTCTCCAACACAAGGTGGACAGCCAACTCGTGCAATGCTTGATTATGTGAGAGATATTCCGAATATCCGAGTTAAGAACCTGCGTATTGCCTCGTTTGATACGCGCTACGCCGAAAAAGAACACGGATTTGGCCTAAAGATGTTAATGAGGATTATCGGCTACGCTGCTCCAAAAATGGCGGACATATTGCGACTAAAGGGCGCCACATTAATTGGAAACCCCGAAGGGTTTATTGTCACGGGCCAAGAAGGTCCTTTGAAAGACGATGAACTGAATCGTGCTATTGCCTGGGCTCGAACACTTATCAAACGCTAG
- a CDS encoding ribonucleoside-triphosphate reductase, giving the protein MKKDASGTDVSVIEDSFDKTSAVKTYKKYLPQTQKRDGRVVPFAFGKIVTAVDKALQETKEGTRDEAIVLAHKVASELVLAAKKYKGFLPNVEAIQDEVERQLMLADYVATAKAFILYREEHAKKRQMEQAISQEIRDKVAESGAYFSSSYQEFIFYQFYARWRDDLGRRETWIEAIDRFMAYMQKKLGDKLTDKEYSEVRQAIISREICPSMRLLWSAGDACEATNVCAYNCAYIAPTSWQDLSEIMYVSMCGAGCGFAVEPENVEKFPQIQKQTGKQREKIVVEDSKEGWCEAYVQACDAWASGYDVFIDYSKVRPAGDRLMTMGGRSSGPAPLRDLMIFTRAKMLSRQGRRLSTLDLHDIICQIGLIVVAGGVRRSALISLSSLDDSAMRDAKKGAFWQTEGQRSMANNSAVYEVKPSAGDFLEEWTALVTSGSGERGIFNRGDLDKQVPARRWKELEGKSQVGVNPCGEIYLQSKQFCNLTSIVVRPDDDMKNLTRKMRLAALVGTYQATLTDFGYLDKSWHENCEREQLLGVSMTGYYDNEIVRNDKNLEILRDSCVEANVKYAKRFGKNPSTAVTCVKPHGNSGQLLGVGSGMHPWFAKYYIRRVRISINDPLLKLAQEQGVPIFPEVGYSTSTATTMVLEFPVKAPEGAIVAKDVSALTMLEEWKRLKTHFTEHNPSVTIYASDNEWLSVANFVYENWDIVGGLSFLPRNDHVYQLAPYEEITEEEFTKRTNALGKLDFSRLVIYEQQDQTNGAKELGCAGGVCEMQ; this is encoded by the coding sequence ATGAAAAAAGATGCTAGTGGCACCGATGTGTCAGTTATTGAAGACTCTTTTGATAAAACTTCAGCGGTAAAGACATATAAGAAATATCTACCGCAAACGCAAAAGCGCGATGGAAGAGTGGTGCCGTTTGCATTTGGCAAAATCGTGACAGCAGTCGACAAAGCACTGCAAGAGACCAAGGAAGGGACGCGAGACGAAGCGATAGTTTTGGCGCACAAGGTTGCAAGCGAACTTGTGCTTGCTGCTAAAAAATACAAGGGCTTTTTGCCAAACGTAGAGGCTATCCAAGATGAAGTCGAGCGCCAACTTATGCTGGCAGATTATGTCGCGACGGCAAAGGCATTTATATTGTACCGCGAAGAGCATGCGAAAAAACGCCAAATGGAACAGGCGATTTCGCAGGAGATTCGCGATAAGGTCGCCGAGAGCGGCGCGTATTTCTCGTCGTCGTACCAAGAATTTATTTTTTACCAGTTCTATGCGAGGTGGCGCGATGACCTTGGGAGGCGCGAAACCTGGATTGAGGCGATCGACAGGTTTATGGCGTATATGCAGAAAAAACTTGGTGATAAGCTGACAGATAAAGAGTATAGTGAAGTCCGTCAGGCAATTATCAGCCGCGAGATTTGTCCTTCTATGCGACTTTTATGGTCGGCGGGCGATGCTTGTGAAGCGACAAATGTTTGCGCCTACAACTGTGCATATATTGCACCGACTTCTTGGCAAGATTTGTCTGAAATTATGTATGTTTCAATGTGCGGCGCCGGCTGTGGGTTTGCGGTAGAGCCAGAAAACGTTGAAAAGTTTCCGCAAATTCAAAAGCAAACGGGCAAGCAGCGCGAAAAGATTGTCGTAGAGGACAGCAAAGAAGGTTGGTGTGAGGCGTATGTTCAGGCCTGTGATGCTTGGGCCTCGGGGTATGATGTATTTATCGATTACTCTAAAGTTCGTCCCGCTGGCGACAGACTTATGACAATGGGTGGCCGCTCGTCGGGTCCCGCACCGCTGCGTGATCTCATGATCTTTACTCGCGCTAAAATGCTATCACGCCAAGGTCGTCGCCTATCGACGCTCGATCTGCACGATATTATCTGTCAGATCGGGCTGATTGTAGTTGCGGGTGGCGTGCGACGCTCGGCACTTATCTCGCTATCGTCGCTTGATGATTCTGCAATGCGTGACGCGAAAAAAGGTGCATTCTGGCAAACCGAAGGCCAGCGTTCAATGGCAAATAACTCTGCCGTGTACGAGGTAAAGCCTTCTGCTGGCGACTTTTTAGAGGAGTGGACGGCACTTGTAACGTCTGGCAGTGGTGAACGAGGCATCTTTAACCGCGGCGATTTGGACAAGCAGGTTCCTGCACGCCGCTGGAAAGAATTAGAGGGTAAGTCGCAGGTTGGCGTTAATCCGTGTGGCGAAATCTATTTGCAATCGAAACAATTTTGCAACCTTACATCTATTGTTGTTCGCCCAGATGACGACATGAAAAACCTTACACGGAAGATGCGACTTGCTGCGCTTGTAGGAACATACCAAGCAACCTTGACTGATTTTGGCTACCTTGATAAATCGTGGCATGAAAACTGTGAACGTGAACAGCTTCTGGGTGTCTCGATGACGGGCTATTACGACAACGAGATTGTCCGTAACGATAAAAACCTTGAAATACTGCGAGATAGTTGTGTTGAAGCGAACGTAAAATATGCAAAGCGTTTTGGCAAAAATCCATCGACAGCCGTCACTTGTGTAAAGCCGCATGGAAACTCCGGACAGCTGCTTGGTGTTGGTTCGGGTATGCACCCATGGTTTGCCAAGTATTACATTCGCCGCGTTCGAATAAGTATCAACGACCCGCTACTTAAGTTAGCGCAGGAACAAGGTGTGCCTATTTTTCCAGAGGTTGGCTACTCAACATCAACAGCCACAACAATGGTTCTGGAATTTCCTGTAAAAGCTCCAGAAGGTGCGATTGTTGCAAAGGATGTCTCTGCCCTTACGATGCTCGAAGAATGGAAGCGCTTAAAGACGCATTTTACCGAGCATAATCCATCGGTGACAATTTATGCAAGCGATAACGAATGGCTTTCGGTAGCAAACTTTGTGTACGAAAACTGGGATATTGTTGGCGGGCTATCGTTTCTTCCTCGAAACGATCACGTCTATCAACTTGCACCGTACGAAGAAATCACCGAGGAGGAATTTACGAAACGAACGAATGCGCTGGGCAAACTCGACTTTTCGCGACTTGTTATTTACGAACAGCAAGATCAAACGAATGGCGCTAAGGAGCTTGGTTGTGCGGGCGGCGTCTGCGAGATGCAGTAG
- a CDS encoding cob(I)yrinic acid a,c-diamide adenosyltransferase, with protein MQGKQKESLVVVYTGDGKGKTSAGLGLVCRALGAGSKVAFIQFIKSWQVSEDAFFTKIAPLFDGKLVTHKGGKGFYNAGSMSAANVSVNEHKLVARKTYNLALEYASSGDYDLVVCDEINNAVHDGLLSINDLKELIYAKHEKTSLCLTGRNFPMDSKGRVDILTEMKKQKHHFDDGFIANQGIDF; from the coding sequence ATGCAGGGTAAGCAAAAAGAAAGTCTCGTGGTTGTTTATACAGGCGATGGCAAAGGCAAAACAAGTGCAGGGCTCGGCTTAGTATGCCGGGCCCTCGGCGCTGGCTCGAAGGTGGCGTTTATACAATTTATTAAAAGCTGGCAGGTAAGTGAGGATGCGTTTTTTACAAAAATTGCCCCACTTTTTGATGGCAAGCTAGTGACGCATAAAGGCGGTAAAGGTTTTTACAATGCAGGCTCTATGAGCGCCGCAAATGTGAGTGTAAACGAGCATAAACTTGTTGCACGCAAGACGTATAATCTTGCGTTGGAATATGCGAGCAGTGGCGACTATGATTTGGTTGTTTGCGACGAAATTAACAATGCAGTTCACGACGGCCTACTATCGATCAATGATCTAAAAGAGCTCATCTACGCTAAGCATGAAAAAACAAGTCTTTGCCTGACGGGACGAAACTTTCCTATGGATAGTAAAGGTAGGGTTGATATTTTAACGGAAATGAAAAAACAAAAGCATCATTTTGATGATGGGTTTATTGCAAATCAAGGAATCGATTTTTAG
- a CDS encoding Crp/Fnr family transcriptional regulator: MNTTIKETVKSFFDAYPSRQFSKGELVLRPEEKLKDIIYLEEGQIVAYDISVGGNDIVVNAFKSGAFFPLSQAINDTPNRYFYEAVNSVTVRIAPAKDVVAFLKENPDVTFELLSRVYRGTDGLLRRTAHLMGGSAKSRLIFELLNASARFGVPGPDNSTFIPLTESDLAKRSGLSRETVSRTIRSLKTAGLVQLQARGVVIFSHADLEATLGSDL; this comes from the coding sequence ATGAATACAACGATCAAAGAAACCGTCAAATCGTTTTTTGACGCTTACCCTTCCCGTCAGTTCAGTAAAGGCGAACTCGTTCTACGACCCGAGGAAAAATTAAAGGACATCATATACCTCGAAGAGGGACAAATCGTCGCTTACGATATTTCTGTTGGCGGCAATGATATTGTTGTGAATGCCTTTAAGTCTGGTGCTTTTTTTCCGCTTTCGCAGGCTATTAACGACACACCGAATCGTTACTTTTACGAGGCAGTAAATTCCGTTACCGTTCGTATTGCACCAGCAAAGGATGTCGTTGCGTTTCTTAAAGAAAACCCCGATGTCACCTTTGAGCTTTTGAGCCGCGTCTACCGTGGGACCGACGGACTACTCCGACGAACCGCTCACTTAATGGGCGGTAGTGCAAAAAGTCGCCTCATTTTCGAATTACTTAACGCCTCGGCACGATTCGGCGTTCCAGGGCCCGACAACAGCACATTTATTCCTCTTACCGAAAGCGACCTCGCAAAACGTTCAGGCTTATCGCGCGAAACGGTTAGTCGTACAATTCGTTCACTCAAGACTGCCGGTCTCGTTCAGCTACAGGCACGTGGTGTTGTTATATTCAGCCACGCCGATCTCGAAGCGACCCTAGGCTCAGACCTCTAG
- a CDS encoding histidinol-phosphate transaminase gives MISPKPYIKTLAPYQPGLPIEVVARSYGLQPDAIIKLNSNENPHGPSPAAVEAMRHALQNSHRYPDTFSLTRLLSEQLGVSGDSLILGNGSNDIIDLIARTFLGNNDESIVSQYAFAMYEVAIQTVGASSHIVPANNYGHDLEAMKNALAAKTKVVWIANPNNPTGTFISYADLENFITQVPKNCIIVLDEAYYEYLEPSERHNTALWPAKYPNVIIIRTFSKIHGIAGLRVGYAIAAPHIAELINRVRLPFTNNHLAVVAASAALLDHKFIEMSRKTNANERRKIEQQLTLHGIDFIPSKGNFITLRISDSAVYDSLLRQGIIVRPLDNYGLSGWIRVSIGLPQENDCFINTLIPLVSSAKKK, from the coding sequence ATGATCTCACCAAAGCCCTACATAAAAACCCTTGCCCCCTATCAGCCCGGACTTCCAATAGAAGTCGTTGCGCGGAGCTATGGCCTACAGCCAGATGCCATTATTAAACTTAATTCAAACGAAAACCCCCACGGACCAAGCCCCGCTGCCGTAGAGGCAATGCGCCATGCCCTGCAAAACTCTCATCGCTACCCCGATACTTTTTCGCTCACTCGGCTCCTATCTGAACAATTAGGCGTTTCAGGCGACTCGCTGATACTTGGCAATGGCTCTAACGATATTATCGATCTTATCGCAAGAACATTTCTTGGTAATAACGACGAATCAATCGTGTCACAATACGCTTTCGCCATGTACGAGGTCGCTATTCAAACAGTGGGCGCCTCGAGCCACATTGTGCCGGCAAATAATTACGGCCATGATCTTGAGGCCATGAAAAATGCCCTCGCTGCCAAGACAAAAGTAGTATGGATAGCCAACCCCAATAACCCCACAGGGACATTCATTTCATATGCCGATCTAGAAAACTTTATTACGCAGGTTCCAAAAAATTGCATCATCGTTTTAGACGAAGCCTACTACGAATACCTCGAACCGAGTGAACGCCACAACACAGCGCTTTGGCCTGCAAAATATCCCAATGTCATTATTATTCGCACTTTCTCAAAGATACATGGAATTGCGGGACTGCGCGTGGGGTACGCTATTGCAGCACCTCATATTGCCGAGCTAATCAATCGCGTACGTCTTCCATTTACAAATAATCATCTTGCCGTTGTAGCCGCCTCGGCTGCCCTACTCGATCACAAGTTCATAGAAATGAGCCGAAAGACAAATGCAAACGAACGACGTAAAATCGAACAGCAGCTGACGCTTCACGGCATCGATTTCATTCCATCGAAAGGTAACTTTATTACACTGCGCATTTCGGATAGCGCCGTATACGATAGCCTTTTGCGCCAGGGAATTATCGTGCGCCCGCTTGATAATTATGGCTTGTCCGGCTGGATCCGTGTCAGTATTGGGCTGCCTCAAGAGAACGATTGCTTCATAAATACACTCATTCCGCTTGTCTCATCAGCAAAAAAGAAGTAG
- the pheA gene encoding prephenate dehydratase, which translates to MAQSIEQLRSTIDNIDQQIVGLLNQRAQTAKQIGSTKTDGVIYKPDRERSVINNALQTSTKALPDSSVETIYREIIAACRNLQQPLKVAYLGPEGTYSEEAARRHCGQTSEFVWASSIGEVLVMAENGQADIAVVPIENSTEGSVSHTLDLLQSTPLTICGEVASPIHHQLLTNTHDIKHIKEVIAHPQALAQCKKWLDTHLPNVTRTPASSNAEAARQAADSTEAAAIAGERAASIYKLAILHKNIEDEPNNTTRFLVLGKNETSATGDDKTSLICTTQNKPGALYRLLEILANQNINIVKLESRPSRQNLWEYYFYIDIDGHKDDAPIQNALEAIKDVTTSTKFLGSYPKGALL; encoded by the coding sequence ATGGCCCAATCTATCGAGCAACTCCGATCGACAATAGACAACATCGACCAACAAATCGTCGGGCTGCTCAACCAACGAGCCCAAACAGCAAAACAAATCGGCAGTACTAAAACCGATGGGGTTATTTACAAACCCGACCGCGAAAGAAGCGTCATAAATAACGCTCTTCAAACAAGTACCAAAGCACTGCCGGACTCTTCGGTCGAAACTATCTACCGCGAGATAATCGCCGCATGTCGCAACCTTCAGCAACCGCTAAAAGTCGCCTATCTTGGACCAGAAGGTACCTACAGCGAAGAGGCTGCTAGGCGGCACTGTGGGCAGACATCCGAATTCGTTTGGGCAAGCTCGATTGGCGAAGTACTGGTAATGGCAGAGAACGGCCAGGCCGATATTGCTGTTGTGCCTATTGAAAATTCGACTGAAGGGTCGGTCTCACATACGCTTGATTTACTCCAATCGACACCGCTTACTATTTGCGGTGAAGTAGCATCTCCTATTCATCACCAGCTACTTACCAATACACACGACATTAAGCACATCAAAGAAGTTATCGCCCATCCGCAGGCGCTTGCCCAGTGCAAAAAATGGCTCGACACACATCTCCCCAATGTCACAAGAACACCCGCAAGCAGTAATGCAGAGGCCGCCCGACAAGCGGCCGACTCTACGGAAGCCGCCGCTATTGCAGGTGAACGCGCCGCATCTATTTACAAGCTAGCAATACTTCATAAAAACATAGAGGACGAACCGAATAACACAACGCGCTTCTTAGTTTTGGGAAAAAACGAAACCTCAGCTACGGGAGACGACAAAACATCACTTATTTGCACGACACAGAACAAACCGGGCGCGTTATATAGGCTTTTGGAAATACTAGCCAATCAAAATATCAATATCGTTAAGCTCGAATCGCGGCCATCACGTCAAAATTTATGGGAATATTATTTCTATATAGACATAGACGGACACAAAGATGATGCGCCAATACAAAACGCCCTTGAAGCAATCAAAGATGTCACCACCTCGACAAAATTTCTTGGGTCATATCCAAAAGGAGCGCTACTATGA